In Rubrivirga marina, the following are encoded in one genomic region:
- a CDS encoding PIG-L family deacetylase: MSRLVPALLLALLATAAHAQSAPPARLGADLPDRPLVVMNLAAHPDDEDGLTMAYYRGNQDAAVYSVVFTRGEGGQNEAGPDLYERLGAIRTAETEAAARILGTRVVYLDRFDFGFSKHATEAFDEWSRPRAGFWDTDAPREGAEAGRDELVADVVRLVRRLKPDVMFTNHDTTTAWPDAQHGHHQAVGISAYKAFGLAADPTYRPEQLEEEGVDLWQPKRLFLRTGGWSGEASDADVTVPVGDACAATATRSAESCADRAVAAAAQHVSQGFDTFAPRFRRETNTFTLLASADDAPPLPAGATDLAAGLAPNPAAADLSLAALVDSGRLPGLDLPVNSPTVVPSGAVYADLGALPDGHTVTVFPPPGAPTRGLFAGAPVTASANDTRLRVPIPTGTPPTAPAYRQQYGSGTGGAPLLYEVRDAKGTRVAGGRLPVEIVPPATVDLSADPIRLVPGVNEIPVAVTIYEVARDTVDVGVTIYQGDRAVGYEIVPVAATDRGATVSIDLGDAEPGAYRVQAAARTTSCGLPWFIVERPAAVLPDVAVAPGLRVGFVRSYDGTMADALEVMGADVVDLDSTALATGQFDGLHTVVVDIRALLDRPDLVAHKGHLLDWVERGGHLVVGYHKSFEWNAEGGVAPFPITLGRDRVTDETAAITLTEPDHPLFQSPHTLTEADWDGWVQERGLYFPSEADDRFERLVTVGDPGEDPLTTGLLFAEVGQGTYVYSPLVWYRQLAALNPGAWRAFSNLVSLPLVDGRGAVGMR; encoded by the coding sequence ATGTCTCGTCTCGTCCCGGCCCTCCTCCTCGCCCTGCTGGCGACCGCCGCGCACGCCCAGAGCGCCCCGCCGGCCCGGCTCGGCGCCGACCTCCCCGACCGGCCGCTCGTGGTAATGAACCTCGCGGCCCACCCGGACGACGAGGACGGCCTCACGATGGCCTACTACCGCGGCAACCAAGACGCCGCCGTCTACTCCGTCGTGTTCACGCGCGGCGAGGGCGGGCAGAACGAGGCCGGCCCCGACCTCTACGAGCGGCTCGGCGCCATCCGTACGGCCGAGACCGAGGCCGCCGCTCGGATCCTCGGCACCCGCGTGGTCTACCTCGACCGGTTCGACTTCGGGTTCTCGAAGCACGCGACCGAGGCGTTCGACGAGTGGAGCCGCCCGCGCGCCGGCTTCTGGGACACCGACGCCCCCCGCGAGGGCGCCGAGGCGGGCCGGGACGAGCTGGTCGCGGACGTCGTCCGCCTCGTCCGCCGCCTCAAGCCGGACGTGATGTTCACCAACCACGATACGACGACGGCCTGGCCCGACGCCCAGCACGGCCACCACCAGGCCGTCGGGATCTCGGCCTACAAGGCGTTCGGTCTCGCTGCCGATCCGACGTACCGCCCCGAACAGCTCGAGGAAGAGGGCGTCGACCTGTGGCAGCCGAAGCGGCTGTTTCTCCGGACCGGCGGTTGGTCGGGCGAGGCGAGCGACGCCGACGTCACGGTCCCCGTCGGCGACGCGTGTGCCGCGACGGCCACGCGCTCGGCCGAGTCGTGCGCCGACCGCGCCGTAGCCGCCGCCGCCCAGCACGTGAGCCAGGGGTTCGACACGTTCGCGCCCCGCTTCCGCCGCGAGACGAACACCTTCACGCTCCTCGCCTCCGCCGACGACGCGCCGCCGCTCCCGGCCGGCGCCACGGATCTCGCCGCCGGCCTCGCCCCGAACCCCGCTGCCGCCGACCTCTCGCTCGCGGCCCTCGTCGACTCCGGCCGGCTCCCGGGTCTCGACCTCCCGGTCAACTCGCCGACGGTCGTTCCGAGCGGGGCCGTCTACGCCGACCTCGGGGCGCTGCCGGACGGGCACACGGTCACGGTCTTCCCGCCGCCGGGTGCCCCGACGCGCGGCCTGTTCGCGGGCGCGCCCGTGACGGCGAGCGCCAACGACACCCGCCTCCGCGTGCCGATCCCGACGGGCACGCCGCCGACGGCGCCGGCCTACCGCCAGCAGTACGGGAGCGGGACGGGCGGCGCGCCGCTCCTCTACGAGGTCCGGGACGCCAAGGGCACGCGCGTGGCCGGCGGCCGGCTCCCCGTCGAGATCGTCCCCCCCGCGACCGTCGACCTCTCGGCCGACCCGATCCGCCTCGTGCCGGGCGTCAACGAGATCCCGGTCGCGGTCACGATCTACGAGGTCGCCCGCGACACCGTCGACGTCGGCGTCACGATCTACCAGGGCGACCGGGCCGTGGGCTACGAGATCGTCCCGGTCGCCGCGACGGACCGCGGCGCGACCGTGTCGATCGACCTCGGCGACGCCGAGCCGGGCGCCTACCGCGTCCAGGCCGCCGCGCGGACGACGAGTTGCGGGCTCCCGTGGTTCATCGTCGAGCGGCCCGCGGCCGTGCTCCCCGACGTGGCCGTCGCGCCCGGCCTCCGCGTCGGGTTCGTGCGGAGCTACGACGGGACGATGGCCGACGCCCTCGAGGTCATGGGCGCCGACGTGGTCGACCTCGACAGCACGGCCCTCGCCACCGGCCAGTTCGACGGGCTCCACACGGTGGTCGTCGACATCCGGGCGCTCCTCGACCGGCCCGACCTCGTGGCCCACAAGGGCCACCTCCTCGACTGGGTCGAGCGCGGTGGGCACCTCGTCGTCGGGTACCATAAGTCGTTCGAGTGGAACGCCGAGGGCGGCGTCGCGCCGTTCCCGATCACGCTCGGCCGCGACCGCGTGACCGACGAGACGGCCGCGATCACGCTCACGGAGCCCGATCACCCGCTCTTCCAGTCGCCCCACACGCTCACCGAGGCGGACTGGGACGGCTGGGTCCAAGAGCGCGGCCTCTACTTCCCGTCCGAGGCCGACGACCGCTTCGAGCGGCTCGTCACCGTCGGCGACCCGGGCGAGGACCCGCTGACGACGGGCCTGCTGTTCGCCGAGGTCGGGCAGGGCACGTACGTCTACTCGCCGCTCGTGTGGTACCGCCAGCTCGCGGCGCTGAACCCGGGCGCGTGGCGAGCCTTCAGCAACTTGGTGTCGCTCCCGCTTGTCGACGGGCGTGGGGCCGTGGGGATGCGATAG
- the zapE gene encoding AFG1/ZapE family ATPase, whose product MTRLRPPARYDDARLGSYVPQTESQAEARDKATRFVRLARVRYGRPSWMRLFQRDDGLRGGLYLVGPVGTGKTHLLASIYHALQSPEGGSKPVACAYTHSSALLRAVEPPDVYAQRVAEAARVLCLDEVELDDPAGEVRLIAVLRALRERGVTLAATSNAEPEKFVSANLGRDRLERFISEEFEKEYHVVFVGGDDFRQRLSKEGRAWVGEPEVARAAMRRAFEAAPDPKRWLAFDDLIRLTTEVERTRLTDDLARSRALFLDGIDVSDTDDALRLLRVADDLYGLPSPPTLYFTSATPPADWFDAEGRRGVEAAIAEKFTRTTSRLTALAEVEHV is encoded by the coding sequence GTGACCCGCCTCCGCCCGCCCGCCCGCTACGACGACGCCCGCCTCGGGAGCTACGTCCCCCAGACGGAGAGCCAGGCCGAGGCCCGCGACAAAGCGACACGATTCGTCCGGCTGGCGCGGGTCCGCTACGGCCGGCCGTCGTGGATGCGCCTCTTCCAGCGCGACGACGGGCTCCGCGGCGGCCTCTACCTCGTCGGCCCGGTGGGGACCGGCAAGACGCACTTGCTGGCGTCGATCTATCACGCGCTCCAGTCGCCCGAGGGCGGATCGAAGCCCGTCGCCTGCGCCTACACGCACTCGTCGGCGCTGCTGCGGGCCGTCGAGCCGCCGGACGTCTACGCCCAGCGCGTCGCCGAGGCGGCCCGGGTGCTGTGTTTGGATGAGGTCGAGTTGGACGACCCCGCCGGCGAGGTCCGCCTGATCGCCGTGCTCCGGGCTCTCCGCGAGCGCGGCGTGACGCTCGCAGCGACGTCGAACGCCGAGCCCGAGAAGTTCGTCTCGGCGAACCTGGGACGGGACCGGCTGGAGCGGTTCATCTCGGAGGAGTTCGAGAAGGAGTACCACGTCGTGTTCGTCGGCGGTGACGATTTCCGCCAGCGACTCTCGAAGGAGGGCCGCGCGTGGGTCGGCGAGCCGGAGGTGGCGCGGGCCGCGATGCGGCGGGCGTTCGAGGCCGCGCCCGACCCGAAGCGCTGGCTCGCGTTCGACGACCTGATCCGCCTGACGACCGAGGTCGAGCGGACGCGCCTGACCGACGACCTCGCCCGGAGCCGCGCGCTCTTCCTCGACGGCATCGACGTCTCGGACACCGACGACGCCCTCCGCCTCCTCCGCGTCGCCGACGACCTCTACGGCCTGCCCTCGCCGCCCACGCTCTACTTCACCTCGGCCACGCCGCCGGCGGACTGGTTCGACGCCGAAGGCCGCCGCGGCGTCGAAGCCGCCATCGCCGAGAAGTTCACCCGGACGACGAGCCGCCTCACGGCCCTGGCGGAGGTGGAGCACGTCTGA
- a CDS encoding alpha/beta fold hydrolase — translation MPLRLPLLAVALVFLGGCGGLKESLVERGIADRRAEAGLETREVVVSERPVAYLERPGAEPALVLVHGFGASKDAWLAFARAYPEGRRLLAPDLAGHGGSVRDSSVAYDADRLADEVGAWLDAVAPGDVHVAGNSLGGAVAARLALAGPDRVRRLVLIDAAGVRGPEPTALDSALARGEVPLIPTTRAEYDRFLALAFEGDPGIPGPARDVLAADVARRAPFLRDLFRQIATESDAIRPRLGEIEQPTLVIWGAEDRILSPSAVPLWEDGLPDATTAVLPGVGHAPMQERPAETARLVTDFLPADG, via the coding sequence ATGCCCCTCCGCCTCCCGCTCCTGGCCGTCGCCCTCGTCTTCCTCGGCGGGTGCGGCGGGCTCAAAGAGTCGCTCGTCGAGCGTGGGATCGCCGACCGCCGTGCCGAGGCGGGCCTGGAGACCCGCGAGGTCGTGGTCTCCGAACGGCCGGTGGCCTATCTCGAGCGGCCGGGGGCCGAGCCGGCGCTCGTGCTCGTCCACGGGTTCGGCGCCTCGAAGGACGCGTGGCTCGCGTTCGCGCGGGCCTACCCCGAGGGCCGACGGCTGCTGGCGCCCGACCTCGCCGGGCATGGCGGCTCGGTCCGCGATTCGTCCGTCGCCTACGACGCCGATCGGCTGGCGGACGAGGTCGGCGCGTGGCTCGACGCGGTGGCGCCCGGCGACGTTCATGTGGCCGGCAACTCGCTGGGCGGGGCCGTCGCCGCGCGGCTCGCCCTCGCGGGGCCCGACCGGGTCCGGCGGCTCGTGCTGATCGACGCGGCTGGCGTGCGCGGGCCGGAGCCGACGGCGCTCGACTCGGCGCTCGCGCGCGGCGAGGTGCCGCTCATCCCCACGACGCGGGCCGAGTACGACCGCTTCCTCGCCCTCGCCTTCGAAGGCGACCCCGGCATCCCCGGCCCCGCCCGCGACGTGCTCGCCGCCGACGTGGCCCGGCGCGCGCCGTTCCTCCGCGACCTGTTCCGGCAGATCGCCACCGAGTCCGACGCCATCCGCCCCCGCCTCGGCGAGATCGAGCAGCCGACGCTGGTGATATGGGGCGCCGAGGACCGCATCTTGAGCCCGTCGGCCGTCCCGCTCTGGGAGGACGGCCTCCCCGACGCCACGACTGCCGTGCTTCCCGGCGTCGGCCACGCGCCGATGCAGGAGCGGCCCGCCGAGACGGCCCGCCTCGTCACCGACTTCCTCCCCGCCGATGGCTGA
- a CDS encoding FAD-dependent oxidoreductase, which translates to MADAKNPVIVCVDDDPDVLRAIARDLRRRYGDAYRVLRADSGAEALDAVRELAGKNEPVALVLSDQRMPGMDGVGLLSEVANLTPKTKRVLLTAYADTDAAISAINDSRVDYYLLKPWDPPEAKLYPTLDDLLADWKANHRPGYGGLRLLADRWNADAHRLRDFLSRNNVPYRFEDVERDAEAGALAEGAGLPLVILEDGDRLEAPSARDLAARIGLRQEAERAFYDLAIVGGGPAGLASAVYGASEGLKTVLLEREAPGGQAGTSSRIENYLGFPAGLSGADLARRGVAQAERFGVEILAPVEVSGLRTDGPYKILQMSDGREISCAALMLATGVDWRKLPASGAPEFEGRGVYYGAAMTEAMGCKDQHVVVVGAGNSAGQGALHFADYADRVTVLVRGDDLAKSMSQYLVDRIEAHERIDVRLNTEVQSCDGDGHLQRVCLADCRTGATETFDCSYLFVFIGAAPHTDWLPPEIVRDERGFVRTGPDLRDGDLDGWPLERDPFLLESSVPGVFVAGDVRHESVKRVASAVGEGSVAVAFVHQHLAAL; encoded by the coding sequence ATGGCTGACGCCAAAAACCCCGTGATCGTCTGCGTCGACGACGACCCCGACGTCCTCCGCGCGATCGCCCGCGACCTCCGCCGCCGCTACGGCGACGCCTACCGCGTCCTCCGAGCCGACTCGGGCGCCGAGGCGCTCGACGCCGTCCGCGAGCTGGCCGGGAAGAACGAGCCCGTCGCCCTCGTCCTCTCCGACCAGCGGATGCCGGGGATGGACGGTGTCGGGCTCCTGAGCGAGGTGGCCAACCTCACGCCCAAGACGAAGCGCGTCCTCCTCACGGCCTACGCCGACACCGACGCGGCGATCTCGGCCATCAACGACAGCCGCGTCGACTACTACCTCCTCAAGCCCTGGGACCCGCCCGAGGCCAAGCTCTACCCGACGCTCGACGACCTCCTCGCCGACTGGAAGGCGAACCACCGGCCCGGCTACGGCGGCCTCCGCCTCCTCGCCGACCGCTGGAACGCCGACGCCCACCGGCTCCGCGACTTCCTCTCGCGCAACAACGTGCCGTACCGGTTCGAGGACGTCGAGCGCGACGCCGAGGCGGGCGCGCTCGCCGAGGGCGCCGGCCTCCCGCTCGTGATCCTGGAGGACGGCGACCGGCTGGAGGCCCCGTCGGCGCGCGACCTCGCAGCGCGGATCGGGCTCCGGCAGGAGGCCGAGCGGGCGTTCTACGACCTCGCCATCGTCGGCGGCGGGCCGGCCGGGCTGGCGTCGGCGGTCTACGGGGCGAGCGAGGGGCTCAAGACGGTGCTCCTCGAACGCGAGGCGCCGGGCGGGCAGGCGGGCACGTCGAGCCGGATCGAGAACTACCTCGGCTTCCCCGCCGGCCTCTCCGGGGCCGACCTCGCGCGGCGCGGCGTGGCCCAGGCCGAGCGGTTCGGCGTCGAGATCCTGGCGCCGGTCGAGGTCTCGGGCCTCCGGACCGACGGGCCGTACAAGATCCTCCAGATGAGCGACGGCCGCGAGATCTCGTGCGCCGCGCTCATGCTGGCGACCGGCGTCGACTGGCGGAAGCTGCCCGCCAGCGGGGCGCCCGAGTTCGAGGGCCGCGGCGTCTACTACGGGGCGGCCATGACGGAGGCGATGGGCTGCAAGGACCAGCACGTCGTCGTCGTCGGCGCCGGCAACTCGGCCGGCCAGGGCGCCCTCCACTTCGCCGACTACGCCGACCGGGTGACCGTGCTCGTCCGCGGCGACGACCTCGCCAAGAGCATGAGCCAGTACCTCGTCGACCGGATCGAGGCCCACGAGCGGATCGACGTCCGGCTCAACACGGAGGTCCAGTCGTGCGACGGCGACGGGCACCTCCAGCGCGTGTGCCTCGCCGACTGCAGGACGGGCGCGACGGAGACGTTCGACTGCAGCTACCTCTTCGTGTTCATCGGCGCGGCGCCGCACACCGACTGGCTCCCGCCGGAGATCGTGCGCGACGAGCGGGGGTTCGTCCGCACTGGGCCGGACCTGCGCGACGGCGACCTCGACGGGTGGCCGCTCGAACGGGACCCGTTCCTCCTCGAGTCGAGCGTGCCCGGCGTGTTCGTAGCCGGCGACGTCCGGCACGAGTCGGTCAAGCGGGTCGCGAGCGCCGTCGGCGAGGGCTCAGTCGCCGTCGCGTTCGTCCACCAGCACCTCGCGGCGCTGTAG
- a CDS encoding prolyl oligopeptidase family serine peptidase, whose protein sequence is MPRVLVLLALLLAACDAGPLGPAALADVPLTPGVSRVEVEGDDGPVRFTLSVPDGLTAGARVPLVVALHWSGDVTPYYGETYLRALAAPGLAGLGAIVVAPDRPGREWDSPESVAVVRALTEAAVAAWPVDRRRVAVTGYSQGGFGTWSALAAAPDLFSAGIAMAAYPITDGGGRPVYVIHGTRDELYAAFDTERAVARLAAEGKPVVYAPAEGLTHTEPAAYVPALQDAARWLADEVWSLQRREVLVDERDGD, encoded by the coding sequence GTGCCCCGCGTCCTCGTCCTCCTCGCGCTGCTCCTCGCCGCCTGCGACGCCGGCCCCCTCGGCCCCGCCGCGCTCGCTGACGTCCCGCTCACGCCGGGGGTCTCGCGCGTCGAGGTCGAGGGCGATGACGGCCCGGTCCGCTTCACGCTGTCGGTGCCCGACGGGCTGACGGCGGGCGCCCGCGTCCCGCTCGTCGTCGCGCTCCACTGGTCGGGCGACGTCACGCCGTACTACGGCGAGACCTACCTCCGCGCCCTCGCCGCGCCCGGCCTCGCGGGCCTCGGCGCGATCGTCGTGGCCCCCGACCGGCCGGGGCGCGAGTGGGACTCGCCCGAGTCCGTGGCGGTCGTCCGCGCGCTCACCGAGGCGGCCGTGGCCGCGTGGCCCGTCGACCGCCGGCGCGTGGCGGTGACCGGGTACAGCCAGGGCGGGTTCGGCACGTGGAGCGCGCTGGCCGCGGCGCCCGACCTGTTCTCGGCCGGCATCGCGATGGCCGCCTACCCCATCACCGACGGCGGCGGGCGCCCGGTCTACGTGATCCACGGGACGCGGGACGAGCTCTACGCGGCCTTCGACACCGAGCGGGCCGTCGCGCGGCTCGCGGCGGAGGGAAAGCCGGTCGTGTACGCCCCGGCCGAGGGGCTGACGCACACCGAGCCGGCCGCCTACGTCCCCGCGCTCCAGGACGCCGCGCGCTGGCTGGCCGACGAGGTGTGGTCGCTACAGCGCCGCGAGGTGCTGGTGGACGAACGCGACGGCGACTGA
- a CDS encoding ring-cleaving dioxygenase — protein sequence MPSPVTGLHHVSAITGPAQQNVDFYADTLGFRLVKQTVNFDDPGTYHLYYADAEARPGSVLTFFPWPAGRTERVGAGQPTATAYAVPVGAVDAWMDALAAIGHDGFDAPAERFGDRVLTVRDPSGIVVEFVEAGDVDGQWTTGGVGADRPPGAFHSATLLSGDPDATARVLADAFGYEEHRQEGDRLRLVNPAADRARFVDLDLGDAEAGRMGIGTVHHVAFRVPTDEAQAEVSKRLRALGLAPTEVRDRQYFRSVYVREPGGVLFEVATDPPGFAVDEPADALGQSLQLPPQYEPRRERIEAALGPLRLPPAGR from the coding sequence ATGCCCTCCCCCGTCACCGGCCTCCACCACGTCTCGGCCATCACCGGCCCGGCCCAGCAGAACGTCGACTTCTACGCCGATACGCTCGGGTTCCGGCTCGTCAAGCAGACCGTCAACTTCGACGACCCGGGCACCTACCACCTCTACTACGCCGACGCGGAGGCCCGCCCGGGCTCCGTCCTGACGTTCTTCCCGTGGCCGGCGGGCCGGACCGAACGGGTCGGCGCGGGGCAGCCGACGGCGACGGCGTACGCGGTCCCCGTCGGCGCCGTCGACGCCTGGATGGACGCGCTCGCGGCGATCGGGCACGACGGATTCGACGCGCCGGCCGAGCGGTTCGGCGACCGGGTCCTCACCGTCCGTGACCCCAGCGGGATCGTCGTCGAGTTCGTTGAGGCCGGCGACGTCGACGGCCAGTGGACGACCGGGGGCGTCGGCGCCGACCGGCCGCCGGGCGCGTTCCACAGCGCGACGCTCCTCTCGGGAGACCCCGACGCGACGGCCCGCGTCCTCGCCGACGCGTTCGGCTACGAGGAGCACCGCCAGGAGGGCGACCGGCTCCGCCTCGTGAACCCGGCTGCCGACCGCGCCCGGTTCGTCGACCTCGACCTCGGCGACGCCGAGGCGGGCCGGATGGGCATCGGGACAGTCCACCACGTCGCCTTCCGCGTGCCCACCGACGAGGCCCAGGCCGAGGTCTCCAAGCGGCTCCGCGCGCTCGGGCTGGCACCGACCGAGGTCCGCGACCGCCAGTACTTCCGGTCGGTCTACGTCCGCGAGCCCGGCGGCGTCCTGTTCGAGGTGGCGACCGACCCGCCCGGCTTCGCCGTCGACGAGCCGGCCGACGCGCTCGGCCAGTCGCTCCAGCTGCCGCCCCAGTATGAGCCGCGGCGTGAGCGGATCGAGGCCGCGCTCGGCCCGCTCCGACTGCCGCCGGCAGGCCGGTGA